DNA from Intestinimonas massiliensis (ex Afouda et al. 2020):
GTGAGCTGGCCCGCCCGGGGGCCCCAGGGAGAGGAGCGGCGGCCCTCGTTCCTGGTGGGGCGGCTGCGGCTGCTGTTCCCCCACAACCGGACCGTAGAGGAGGGGAGCCTGAACGGGGCTTTCCGGCTCGCCGCCCCCCGGCCCGCCCTGGAGATGGCCGGCCGGTCGGCCCGGGCCCCGGCAGGTCTCGTCCTGAAGGACATGCTCCAGCACATAGCGGGCGGCGGAGCTGACCCGGGGCAGCCTGTCCCCGGCGGCGGTGTCCGCCCTGTACGGCCGGCGGGTGCCCATGTCCGCCTCCCGGATGGACAAGTACAAGTCCTGCCACTTTTCCTATTTCATGCAGTACGGACTGAAGGCCCGGGCCCGGCAGGCCGCCGGGTTCCAGGCCCCGGAGTACGGCACCTTCGTCCACTATGTGCTGGAGCATGTCCTTCAGGACGAGACCTGCCGGGGGACCGCGGACAAAAAGGCGGTGGAGAGCCGCATCAAGGCCATCATGGAGGACTACATCCGGGAGGAGCTGGGGGGCCTGGAGAACAAGACGCCCCGGTTCGTCTACCTCTTCCAGCGGCTGGTCCGCCCGGTGACCCAGGTGGTGCGCAACGTGCTGGACGAGCTGGCCCATTCCCAGTTCCAGCCCATCGACTTTGAGCTGGGCTTCGGCACGGGGGACGGTCTGCCCCCGGTGGAGCTCACCGTGGACGGCGTCACCGTCAGCGTGTCGGGCTTTGTGGACCGGGTGGACGGCTGGGTCCACGACGGGCGGCTCTACCTGCGGGTGGTGGACTACAAGACGGGCCGGAAGTCCTTTGACCTGACGGAGATCTGGAACGGCCTGGGGCTCCAGATGCTGCTTTACCTCTTCACGCTGGAGGAGAAGGGGGCGGAGCGCTACGGCCGTGAGACGGTCCCCGCCGGGGTGCTGTACCTGCCCGCCCGGGAGGCGGTGGTCCAGGGCAGCCGGTCCATGGACGAGGTCCAGCGGCGCAGGGAGGCCGACGCCGAGCTCAAGCGCCGGGGGCTGGTGCTGGACGACCCCGAGGTGGTGGAGGCCATGGAGCCTCTGGGCCCGGAGGGGGCGCGGTTTCTGCCCCTGCGGGTCAGCGCCCGGACCGGAGCGATCTCAGGCGACGCGCTGGTGTCGGCGGAGCGGCTGGGGCGGCTGAAGATCCACACCCAGCGCATCCTGGAGGAGATCGGCCGGGAGCTGGCCGCGGGCAGCATCGCCGCCGACCCCTTCTGGCGGGGACCGGAGAAGAACGCCTGTCTCTACTGCGATTACGCCGCCGCCTGCCACTTCGAGGAGGGCCGGGGCGGGGACTGCCGCCGGTATCTGCCGAACCTGGACGGCAAGGCGGTCTGGGCGTCGATAGAGGGGCGGTCAGACCCAGGGCAAGCTGCGCCCCCAGGCGGAGGCCGCGGATAAAGGCCTGGTCCTCCAGGACGCCGAAAAGCCGGACCACCTCGGACCAGTAGGCGTCCAGAAAGTCCATGGAGCAGGTCCGCAGAAGCTCCTGGTGATAGCGGTCCACGGCCTGGAGCCTGGCGTGGTATTCCGGGGGCGTATCCTGGGGGAAGAGCTCGTTGAGCCGTAAGAGGTCAAACATATGAATCACCTGAACACGAGATTATATATCGTGTTTTTATTATACACGATATATAATATCATGTCAAGAGGAGAGAGAAAATGAGGAAGTTTGGAGAACGGCTGAAGCAGTTACGCAATGACAGAGTTGAGAAACAGAAGGACCTTGCAGAATTATTGGAATGTTCTGTGCGTCATTATCAGGCGATTGAAGCCGGAACGATCAATATTCCGAGCAAAAAACTGGAATTGCTGGCGGACCATTTTGAGGTATCCATGGACTATTTAGTTGGCCGCACGGACGATCCCCAACTGCATCAGTTGGACGAATAGGAGGCGTTACACATGTCCTTTCCCCTGACCACGCAGCAGCGCGCCGTGGTGACCGACCGGGGCGGCTGCCTGCTGGTGGCCGCCGCCGCCGGTTCCGGCAAGACCCGGGTGCTGGTGGAGCGGCTCCTGTCCCGGGTGGAGGACGAGGGGCTGGACATCGACCGCTTTCTGGTCATCACCTACACCAAGGCCGCCGCCGCCGAGCTGCGCGGGCGCATCGTGGACGAGCTGGCCGCCCGGCTGGCGAAAAAGCCCGGCGACCGCCATCTGCGGCGGCAGGCCACCCTGGTCTACAAGACCCAGATTTCCACCATCCACGCCTTCTGCGCCCAGCTCCTGCGGGAGTGCGGCCACCTGCTGGACCTGGAGGCGGACTTCCGCCTCTGCGACGAGGGGGAGGCGGGGGTGCTGCGACTCCGGGCCATGGACGACCTGCTGGAAAGGCGGTATGAGACCATCGGGGAGGACCCGGATTTTGCCCTGCTGGTGGACACCCTGTCCGCCGGGCGGGACGACAGCCGGCTGGTGCAGATCGCTCTGGACATCTACGGCAAGGTCCAGGCCCACCCCGACCCCTCCGCCTGGCTGAGGGAACAGCTTGCCGCCTTCGACCTGTCCGGGACGGCGGACGCGGGGGAGACGGTGTGGGGCCGGCTGCTGCTGGCCGACGCCGCACGGCAGGGGCGGTACTGGCAGGGCCGGATGGCCCACGCCCGGGAGCTGTGCGCGGGGGACGAGAAGCTGGAGCGGGGCTACGCCCCCAGCCTGTCCGCCACGGTGGAGGGCCTGGGGGCCTTTGTCGCGGCGGCGGAGGCGGGGTGGGACCGGGCGGCGGCATTGTCGGAGATCCCGTTCCCCAAGCTGGGGGCGGTGCGGAGCTGCGGCGATCCCATGGCCCAGGAGCAGATCAAGGCTATCCGGGAAAAATGCAAAAAACGGATGGGAAAGCTCCGGGAGCTGCTCCAGGACTCCAGCGCCGACCTGTTGGCCGACATGGCCCTGGTATGGCCGGCGGTGCGGGGGCTGTTCGCCCTGGTGGAGGACTTCTCCGCCGCCTATACTGCCGAAAAGCGCCGCCGGAGCCTGCTGGATTTTGCCGATCTGGAGCACCTGGCGGTGGCCCTGCTGACGGAGGACGGGGCCCCCACCGAGCTGGCGGAGCAGTGGAGCGCCCGCTTCGACGAGGTGATGGTGGACGAGTACCAGGACACCAACGAGGTGCAGAACGCCATCTTTCAGGCTGTCTCCGGCGGCGGGCGGAAGCTCTTCCTGGTGGGGGACGTGAAGCAGTCCATCTACCGCTTCCGCCTGGCCGACCCCACTATTTTTTTGGAGAAGTACCGCACCTTCCGGCCCGCGGGAGAGGCGGCGGAGGGGGAGCCCCGCCGCATCCTGCTGACCCGGAACTTCCGCTCCCGGCCCCAGGTGCTGGAGGGGGCCAACGACCTGTTCCGCGCCCTGATGTCCCGGGAGTTCGGGGAGATGGACTACGGCCCGGATGAGAGCCTCTATCCCGGCGCGGCCTTCCCGGGGGATGAGGCGGACTACGCGGTGGAGCTGGACGCCATCGACCTGTCCGGCGGCGGAGACGGTGAGGACGGCGGGGAGGGCGAAACGCCCGCCCGGGACCTGCTGGAGGCCCGGTTCGTGGCCCGGCGGGTCCAGGAGCTGCTGGACGAGGGCTTCCAGGTCTCCGATGGGGAGGGGGGGCTGCGCCCGGTGCGGTGCGCCGATATCGTGGTGCTGCTGCGCTCCCCCAATACCGTGCTGCGCCACTATGCCCGGGCCTTCGGGGAGCGGGACATCCCCTGGGAGGCCGAAGGGGGCGAGGACTTTTTTGCCTCCACCGAGGGGAACGTGGCCCTGTCCCTGCTCCAGATCATCGACAATCCGCGGCAGGACGTGGCCCTGCTCTCGGTGCTGCGCTCCCCAATCTGCGGTTTCACCGCCGACCGGCTGGCCCTGCTGCGGGGCGCGGACGGAAAGACGGACTTCTACGGCTGCCTGCTGCTGGGGGCGGAGCGGGGGGAGGCCGACTGCCTGGCCTTCCTGAAGAAGCTGGACGAGCTGCGGGACCTGGCGGGGGAGTTGAGCTGCCACCAGCTTTTGTGGCAGGTCTACGACCGCACCGACCTGCTGGGGGTCTTCGGCGCCATGGGAGACGGGGAACGGCGGCGGGGCAACCTGCTGGCGCTGGCCCAGTGTGCCCGACAGTTCGAGGAGGCCGGCCACAAGGGGCTGTTCGGCTTCCTTACCCACCTGGCCCGGCTGCGGGAGAACGGGGAGACCCTCACCGCCGCCGCCACCGGCCGGGAGGGGGCGGGGGTGCGCCTGATGAGCATCCACAAGTCCAAGGGGCTGGAATTCCCGGTGGTCATCCTGGCCGGGCTGGCCAGAAGGTTAAACCGGGAGGATATGCAGAAGCCCATGCTCTTCCACCCCAAGCTGGGGGTGGGGCCCAAGGGCCTGGACCGGGAACGGATGGTGGAGTTCACCACCCTGGCCCGGAAGGCGGTGGCCAGGCAGTTGGAGGGAGAGATGATGGCTGAGGAGCTGCGGCTGCTGTACGTGGCTGTCACCCGGGCCAAGGAGAAGCTGATCCTGTCCTGCGCCCTCACCGGAGGGGCCCGGGAGCTCCAGCGCCTGGCGGGGGACGCAGGCTGTCCCGTGGAGCCCCAGGCCCTGCTGGCCACCCAGAGCGTGGGCCAGTGGGTGCTGCTCTGTGCCCTGGCCAGGCCCGACGGGGAGGCCCTGCGGCGGGCGGCGGAGTGCTATGTGGATGTGGCCGCGGCCCCGTGCGGCCCCGCATGGGACATCCGGTGGGTGGACGGCGGACCGCTGTTCCAGGCCCCGGGCCGGCGGTCTAGCCGGCAGGAAGGACCGGAAGCGGACCTGGCGGCGGCGGACCGGGGGCTGGCGGAGCGCCTGGCCTGGACCTATCCCCACGCCGCCGACGCGGACATCCCCTCCAAGCTGACCGCCACCCAGCTCAAGGGCCGGGCCCTGGACGAGGAGGTGCGGGAGGGCGCCGGACCGGCAACGGAGCCCTCCGCCGCGCCGGCGCCTTTTGGCCGGCCCCGGTTCGCCGCCGAGGAGCTGGGCCTCACCGCCGCCCAGAAGGGTACCGCCCTGCACCTGGTGATGCAGTACCTGGATTTTGAGCGGGCAGGCACGCGGGAAGGGGCGGCGGAGGAGATCCGGCGGCTGGTGGACCGGGCCCTCCTCACCCCGGAGCAGGGCGAGGCGGCGGACCCGGCGCGTATTGCCGCCTTCTTTGCCTCGGACCTGGGTCGGGAGCTGATGGCCTCC
Protein-coding regions in this window:
- a CDS encoding PD-(D/E)XK nuclease family protein; translation: MQYGLKARARQAAGFQAPEYGTFVHYVLEHVLQDETCRGTADKKAVESRIKAIMEDYIREELGGLENKTPRFVYLFQRLVRPVTQVVRNVLDELAHSQFQPIDFELGFGTGDGLPPVELTVDGVTVSVSGFVDRVDGWVHDGRLYLRVVDYKTGRKSFDLTEIWNGLGLQMLLYLFTLEEKGAERYGRETVPAGVLYLPAREAVVQGSRSMDEVQRRREADAELKRRGLVLDDPEVVEAMEPLGPEGARFLPLRVSARTGAISGDALVSAERLGRLKIHTQRILEEIGRELAAGSIAADPFWRGPEKNACLYCDYAAACHFEEGRGGDCRRYLPNLDGKAVWASIEGRSDPGQAAPPGGGRG
- a CDS encoding helix-turn-helix domain-containing protein encodes the protein MRKFGERLKQLRNDRVEKQKDLAELLECSVRHYQAIEAGTINIPSKKLELLADHFEVSMDYLVGRTDDPQLHQLDE
- the addA gene encoding helicase-exonuclease AddAB subunit AddA, with translation MSFPLTTQQRAVVTDRGGCLLVAAAAGSGKTRVLVERLLSRVEDEGLDIDRFLVITYTKAAAAELRGRIVDELAARLAKKPGDRHLRRQATLVYKTQISTIHAFCAQLLRECGHLLDLEADFRLCDEGEAGVLRLRAMDDLLERRYETIGEDPDFALLVDTLSAGRDDSRLVQIALDIYGKVQAHPDPSAWLREQLAAFDLSGTADAGETVWGRLLLADAARQGRYWQGRMAHARELCAGDEKLERGYAPSLSATVEGLGAFVAAAEAGWDRAAALSEIPFPKLGAVRSCGDPMAQEQIKAIREKCKKRMGKLRELLQDSSADLLADMALVWPAVRGLFALVEDFSAAYTAEKRRRSLLDFADLEHLAVALLTEDGAPTELAEQWSARFDEVMVDEYQDTNEVQNAIFQAVSGGGRKLFLVGDVKQSIYRFRLADPTIFLEKYRTFRPAGEAAEGEPRRILLTRNFRSRPQVLEGANDLFRALMSREFGEMDYGPDESLYPGAAFPGDEADYAVELDAIDLSGGGDGEDGGEGETPARDLLEARFVARRVQELLDEGFQVSDGEGGLRPVRCADIVVLLRSPNTVLRHYARAFGERDIPWEAEGGEDFFASTEGNVALSLLQIIDNPRQDVALLSVLRSPICGFTADRLALLRGADGKTDFYGCLLLGAERGEADCLAFLKKLDELRDLAGELSCHQLLWQVYDRTDLLGVFGAMGDGERRRGNLLALAQCARQFEEAGHKGLFGFLTHLARLRENGETLTAAATGREGAGVRLMSIHKSKGLEFPVVILAGLARRLNREDMQKPMLFHPKLGVGPKGLDRERMVEFTTLARKAVARQLEGEMMAEELRLLYVAVTRAKEKLILSCALTGGARELQRLAGDAGCPVEPQALLATQSVGQWVLLCALARPDGEALRRAAECYVDVAAAPCGPAWDIRWVDGGPLFQAPGRRSSRQEGPEADLAAADRGLAERLAWTYPHAADADIPSKLTATQLKGRALDEEVREGAGPATEPSAAPAPFGRPRFAAEELGLTAAQKGTALHLVMQYLDFERAGTREGAAEEIRRLVDRALLTPEQGEAADPARIAAFFASDLGRELMASTSLHREYKFSILVPAADYYAQAGAGEKVLLQGVVDCWFETLEGITVVDFKTDRVTEQTVLARAEEYRPQLMAYSRALEEVTGRRVVRRVLWFFRLDRAVEV